The window GTGTCGGCAGCCCTGATGCCCTCCCTGCGCGACGCTTCCCGTACGGCCGCTCAGCGGTTTCATCTCGACGCCCCGAACTGGTTCAAGGAACCGAAGACCCCCGAGCTGCTGCCGGCCGTCGCAGACGCGGTGTGGGACGACCGGCGGATCGTCGCTCGGTACCGGCGCGGGGAGGCCGAGGTCGAGCGGGAGCTGGAGCCGTACGGGCTCGTGCTGAAGGCAGGCGTCTGGTACATGTGCGCCCGGGTCGCGGGGCACGGGTCGTACCGGGTGTACCGCATCGACCGGTTCACCGCAGTGGACGCAGGTGACGAGCGGTTCGAGAGGTTCGAGCGGGACGAGGAGTTCGATCTGCCGGGCTTCTGGGAGGAGCGGGCGGAGCAGTTCGCGCGGTCCATCCTGCGTGCCGAGGTCGTGGTGCGGGTGTCCCCGGGCGGGGTGCGCGGACTGCCGTACGCCGTTGATCCGCAGGCCGCGCGGGAGGCGCTGGAGGCGGCGGGTGCCCCGGACGGGGACGGGTGGGTGACGCTGACCCTCCCGGTGGAATCCGAGGAGGTCGCCCACAGCCAGCTCGCATCGCTCGGCCCGGAGGTCGAGGTGCTCGCGCCGGAGGCACTGCGGGAGCGGTTCGCGAGCGACGCGATACGGCTGGCCGCACTGTACCGGTCATGAGCGGTCATGAGCGGTCATGAGCCGTGCGCCCGCGAGACCTGCCGGGCCGCCCTCCGCACGCCGCCCTCCGCCCTCCGCATGCCGCACGGCGCCTCTGCGCGGTCGATCCGCCCATAACAATCCGTCGCACTCCACGTGCGCCCCACCCGCACAGGGCCGATGCTTGACCCGTGATGGACGAGACGGAGTTCTGGGAGCTGATCGACGGTACCCGCGAGGCCGCCGAGGGCGACCCCGAGGAGCAGGCCGACCTGCTCCTCGACAAGCTCCTGCAGCTGGACCCGGACATGGTCCTGGACTTCGCCCGTCACTTCGAGGCCCGCTACAACCGCGCGTACAACTGGGACCTGTGGGGCGCCGCCTGGGTCCTGCTGGACGGGGCCAGCGACGACGCGTTCGACTTCTTCCGGTGCTGGCTGATCGGCCAGGGCCGCGAGGTGTACGAGGGCGGTGTACACGAGCCCGACTCACTCGCCGACCTGCTGGGCGACTTCGACGAGGAGTTCGACGGCGACGGCGAGGAACTCGGCTACGCCGCGGACGAGGCCTACGAACAGCTCACCGGCACCGTCGCCCCCGACCTCGGCATCGCCCCCGCGCCCTCGGAACCGGAAGGCGCACCGGTCGACTTCGAGAACGAACGGGCGCTGGCGGAGCGGTATCCCAGGCTGTGGGAGCGGTTCAAGGACTGAGCCTCAGGCCATGGCCCGTCGGCGGCTCGGGTCCGACGGGATGTAGGCCTGCGTCGGCTCGGCCTTCACCGCGTGGTACATCGGGGCCTTGTTGGCCTGGTCCAGCGCGGACGCCGTGACGGCGGCGGGCCCGAGGACGACGGTCGCGACGGCGCAGACCACCGTCCAGACCCGCACGCGCCTGTGGCTGTTGTTGCTGCTGTTGTTGCTGTTGTTATTGCTGCTGCTCATGATCCCCACCTCCGGTCAGTGCGTGTGCATGACGATAGGGAGGCAGTCTCGGGGCGATCCTTGAGTCGGCTACGAGAAACCTGTGAGGCGTTTTCACCTGGTGACCGACGTCACCGGGCGGGTCGGGAAGGTTCACGCCCCGTCTCTTGACCCGTTGTGTGATCTCCGGCTTAGGGTGGCCGCCCCGACCAGGAGCACCCTGCCCATGACCAGCCTGTTCGTGCGGGAGATACCGCGCGCGGAGCACCTCGCCCATCTGCGGCGGTATCCCGACGCGAGCCACCTGCAGATACCCGAGTGGGGCGATGTGAAGCCCGACTGGCTGCCGGAGAGCGTCGGCTGGTTCGAGGACGGGGAGCTGGTCGCGACGGCACTGGTCCTGTACCGGCCGCTGCCCGGGACCCGGCGCTACCTCGCCTACCTCCCCGACGGTCCCGGGATCGACTGGCGTACGCCGCGCCTGGAGCGGTGGCTGGACCCGCTCGTCGCCCATCTGAAGCGGATCGGGGCGTTCTCGGTGCGGATCGGCCCGCCCCTCGTCGTACGTCACTGGGACGCGGCCACCGTGGCGGCGGGCATCGCCGACCCCGACGTACGCCATCTGCACGAGCTGCCCGCGGCCGGCATCGACGGATACGCGCTCGACGCCGCGGAGCGGCTGCGGCGACTCGGGTGGCGGCGGTGCGAGGAGGACGACGGCAGCGGATTCGGTCTCGGCCAGCCGCGCTACGGCTGTGAGATCCCGTTGGCGGGACGCACGGTGGACGATCTGCGCGGCGCCCTTGCCCCGCACTGGGAACAGTCCCTGCGCACGGCCGAGTCGGCAGGCGTTCGGGTCTCCTGGGGCTCGGCGGCCGACCTGCCCGAATTCCACCGCCTGTACGCCGCGACCGCCGCCCACGACGGCTTCAAGGCCCGCCCCTTGGAGTACTTCCGGCGCATGTGGAAGGCCCTGAACGCCGAGGACGACGACCGGCTGCGCCTCTACCTCGCCGAGTACGACGACGAGGTGCTCTCCGCGGCCCTGATGATCAACGTCGGCTCCCGCGCCTGGCACTCCTACGCCGCGTCCGGCCGCCGCGGGCGCCAACTGCGGCCCAGCAGCGCGTTGTTGTGGCGCATGCTGTGTGACGCGCGAGCGGCGGGCGCCGAGACGTACGACCTGCGCTCCATCACCCCCGCCCTCGCCGACGACCGCCTGCTCGGCCGCCTCCACTTCAAGACGGGCACCGGCGGCCGGGCCGTGGAGTACCTCGGCGAGTGGGAACTTCCGGTGGGCAGCCAGGGCAGGGTGCTGCAGCGGGCGTTGGGGGTTTATCTCGGGCGGCGGTGAGGGGGTGGGTCGGTGGTCGGCGATCGGCGGGCTGATGGGTCGGTGGATCTGGAGCACGCGGATCAGTGTCTGCCCTGCAGGCGGGCCGCCGTCTCCCTGATCCCCGGGAGGAGGGCGCTGAGCGCCGCGCCCGGGCAACTGGTCATGTAACCGTCCCTGTGGCCGGCCAGGGCCGGGAACGTGGTGCTGGTGCCGGCGGCGTAGCGGCTGTGGCTGTTGCTGGAGGTCAGGCGGACCCTCGCCCGCGGGTCGGTGTCGGACAGCCCCAGCTTCCAGGCAGCCAGCGCGGCGATCGCGTCGGTCATCTCCTTCGGCACGGGGACGCCGGCCGTGAAGGTGCCGAGGGCGGCGATGCCGGTGGTGCGGTGGTTGAAGCCCTGGGTGTGGGCGCCGGTGACAGGGCGGTCGACGCCGCCCGCACGACCCTCGTAGATGGTGCCGCAGCGGTCGACGAGGAAGTTGTAGCCGATGTCGTCCCAGTCGCGGGAGCCGATCTGGCCCGCGTAGAGGTAGCGGATGATGCGGGGCGCGTCGGCGCAGTCGTAGCCGTTGGGCGAGTCGGTGTGGTGGACGAAGACGGCGATGACCCTGTCGTCGTAGCGCGGGGGCGGCTGGGCGTGCCGGGTGTCGTCGTCCAGCCATACCGATCTCGGCACGATGTGCGGCCGGGCCGCCTTGTGCGCGGCGGCGGGGCGCGCGACGACCTGCCGCCCGGACGCCGCGACGCTCCGCTCGACCCCACCCGCACACAGCGCCAGCGCGAGAACGGCGGCGAGGCCGGGGAGACAGCCGAGCAGCACGAGCACGAGGGGCGGTACAGGCCGCCCGGCAGGGGACTGCGCCGTGGCCCGGGATTGCAGCCCGGCGGAGAGCAGCCACAACCAGGCTCGGGACCGCTGCCCGGCCGACGACCACAGCCGGATTCGGGACCGCTGCCCGGCCGAGGGCCACAGCCGGGCTCGAAACCGCTGCCCGGCCCACGGCCACGGCCGGTCTTGGGACCGCTGCCCGGCCGACGGCCAGAGCCGGATTCGGGATCTCTGCCCGACCGAGGGCCCCAGCCCGGCTCGGGAGTGCTGTCCGGCAGGAGCCTGCAGCCGGTCTCGGAACGGCCGCCCGGCTCGGAGCTGCCGCCAGCCTCGGGGACGACGCTGGGCTCGGGAGTCCCGCTGGGCTCGGGAGTCCCGCTGGGCTCGGGAGTCCCGCTGGGCTTGGGAGTCCCGCTGGGCTTGGGAGTGCAGTCCGGCCCCGGACCGCTGCCCGGCCCGGGCCTGCCGCAAGCTTCGAGGCCCCTGCCGGTGTCGGGCCTGCCGCGCGGTACGTGGTGGCACCGGCCCAGCGCGCCGCTCCGACCCGACCGACTGTTCCCGCCCGGCCGGCGCTTCTCGCTCGGCTCGCGGCTCCCGCCCGGCCGATTGTTCCCGCCCGGCAGGCTCTTCTCGCACGGCTGGCTGTTGCTGCCCGGCCGCCGCTTCTCGCACGACCGACCGCTCTCGCCCAGCCAACTGTTCCCGCCCAGTCGACTGCTCCGACTCAACCGCCTGTTCCTCCCCGGACGAGACCTCTCGCACGGCTGGCTGCTCCCGTACGACGGGCGCATCTCGCACGACCGACCGCTCTCGCCCAGCCGGTTGTTCCTCCGCAGCCGCCCGTTCCCGCCCACCCAGCTGCTCCCACTCGACCAGCTGTTCCCGCCCGGACGACACCTCTCGCCCAGCCGACTGTTCTCGTACGACGGGCTCCCCTCGCCCGGCCGGCGCTTCCCGCACCCCCGGCGCTTCCCGCACCCCTGGCGCATCTCGCCCGCCCGGCGACATTCGCGAGGCACCGAGCGACGCTCCCGCATCCGGCGTTGTCTCTCGGACATCCGCCGCTCCCCCGCCCGCCGACACCCTCCCGGCATCCACAGTCCTCCCGGTATCGGCAGTCCTCCCGGCATCCGCCCCCCACCCGGCCTGCCCCCGGCCCCAGGAACCCGACGCTCCCGCGCCCCGCCCCGCCCTCCACACTCCCGCCTCACGCCCCGCACCGGGCTCACGCCCCGCCGCACCAGGCCCGCGCGCAGCGCCTCCAACCCGCCCCACGCCCGGCTCCAGCGCCGCGCCCTCTACAGGCTCTACTCCCGGCTCCAGCTCCGCGTCGCCTACAGGCCCTGCTCCCGGCCCAGACACCGCGCCCTGCACCCGCCCTAGTCCCGGCCTACGCGCATCCCCCTCCCCCGACCCACGCGCAGCCCCTACCTCCCACCCCGCGCCCAACCCACGCGCATCCCCAGCCCCCGCCTGCGCCCACGCCCCCGCCTGGGCCTGGTCCTGGGCCTGGGCCTGGGCCTGGGCCTGGGCCCGGGCCTGCTCCCGCTCCCACGCCACCCCCCACATCCGCGCAGCCCACGGTATTCGTACGGCACGAGGTCTTCGTCTCCCCCGCGTTCGTCGGAAGACCCGTCGAGTGGCCCGTCGGAAGGCACGCATGGTCCTACTGTCCGACGGATCCGGTCCGCCCGCGATGTGTGGTGTGCCACCCGGTGGAACCATCGTCCTGGTCCGGGGCGTTTCTCCAGGTGCACGCAGGGTGGCCGGTTCCGATCAGTACGCGTGCGTGTGCTGATCAACAGGCGCCTCGCGCGCGTACTAAGGGGTCCTAGAGAAAGGCGGCTCCGTGGACCTGCTCGACATCCTGCTGTTGCTGGTGATCCTGGCCTACGCGGCGTCCGGCTACCGGCGTGGACTGGTCGCCGGATGCGTCTCGCTGGCCGGCTTCGTGGGCGGTGCGGTGATCGGCGTATGGATCCTGCCGTGGATGATGGGCCTGGTCACACCGGGTACGACGCAGGCGACCGTGACCGCCGTGCTCACGGTGCTGGTCCCGGCCGCGGTGGTGCACGAGCTGGCGGGCCGGCTGGCGCTGCGGTTGCGCCGGGAGCTGGACCGGGGGCCGCTGAGGGTGGCCGACGGCGTCGGCGGCGCGGTGGCCAACTCGGTGGCCGTGCTGATCGTGGCCTGGGTGGCGGCAAGCGTTCTCGCCGCGTCCTCCTCCTCGATGCTCACCTCGGCGATCCGGGACTCCCGGCTGCTCGGGACCGTGCAAAGTGCCATGCCGGACACGACACCCGCCTGGTTCTCACGGGCCACCTCCGCACTCACCGAGGCAGGCTTCCCGCAGGTCTTCAACCCGTTCGAGAACGAGTCGACCGCCGAGGTCGCAAGGCCCACCGGC of the Streptomyces sp. T12 genome contains:
- a CDS encoding YafY family protein, whose amino-acid sequence is MRAARLIKMVLLLQSRPAMTAAELARELEVSERTVTRDAQALSEAGVPVYADRGRAGGYRLIGGYRTRLTGLARSEAEALFLSGVPGALREMGLEDAASAARLKVSAALMPSLRDASRTAAQRFHLDAPNWFKEPKTPELLPAVADAVWDDRRIVARYRRGEAEVERELEPYGLVLKAGVWYMCARVAGHGSYRVYRIDRFTAVDAGDERFERFERDEEFDLPGFWEERAEQFARSILRAEVVVRVSPGGVRGLPYAVDPQAAREALEAAGAPDGDGWVTLTLPVESEEVAHSQLASLGPEVEVLAPEALRERFASDAIRLAALYRS
- a CDS encoding DUF4240 domain-containing protein, encoding MDETEFWELIDGTREAAEGDPEEQADLLLDKLLQLDPDMVLDFARHFEARYNRAYNWDLWGAAWVLLDGASDDAFDFFRCWLIGQGREVYEGGVHEPDSLADLLGDFDEEFDGDGEELGYAADEAYEQLTGTVAPDLGIAPAPSEPEGAPVDFENERALAERYPRLWERFKD
- a CDS encoding peptidoglycan bridge formation glycyltransferase FemA/FemB family protein gives rise to the protein MTSLFVREIPRAEHLAHLRRYPDASHLQIPEWGDVKPDWLPESVGWFEDGELVATALVLYRPLPGTRRYLAYLPDGPGIDWRTPRLERWLDPLVAHLKRIGAFSVRIGPPLVVRHWDAATVAAGIADPDVRHLHELPAAGIDGYALDAAERLRRLGWRRCEEDDGSGFGLGQPRYGCEIPLAGRTVDDLRGALAPHWEQSLRTAESAGVRVSWGSAADLPEFHRLYAATAAHDGFKARPLEYFRRMWKALNAEDDDRLRLYLAEYDDEVLSAALMINVGSRAWHSYAASGRRGRQLRPSSALLWRMLCDARAAGAETYDLRSITPALADDRLLGRLHFKTGTGGRAVEYLGEWELPVGSQGRVLQRALGVYLGRR
- a CDS encoding peptidoglycan recognition protein → MLLGCLPGLAAVLALALCAGGVERSVAASGRQVVARPAAAHKAARPHIVPRSVWLDDDTRHAQPPPRYDDRVIAVFVHHTDSPNGYDCADAPRIIRYLYAGQIGSRDWDDIGYNFLVDRCGTIYEGRAGGVDRPVTGAHTQGFNHRTTGIAALGTFTAGVPVPKEMTDAIAALAAWKLGLSDTDPRARVRLTSSNSHSRYAAGTSTTFPALAGHRDGYMTSCPGAALSALLPGIRETAARLQGRH